The genome window ATTCATGGAGCAAGCATCTGGCAAAACGAAGAACAGGCCAGAACTAAAACGCATGCTCGATTCGCTGCGACCGGGTGATACGGTAATTGTATGGCGGCTAGATAGGCTTGGGCGATCCCTAAAAGATCTGATCGAACTAATTGAAATTTTTCGTGTAGGACAAGTGACGTTTATATCTATATCTGAACAGATTGATACAGGTACGGCAGTTGGTGAACTGACGTTTCATATTTTTGCTTCTATCGCTCAGTTTGAACGACAGCTAAATTCTGAACGCACCAAAGCAGGCCTTGCGTCCGCTCGCGCCAGAGGTAGGGTTGGCGGACGCAAACCAGCACTAACTGATAAACAAATTAAACTCGCTCAATCAATGCTCATGGATGAAACCATAACCATAACTGAGGTTGCTAAACATTTTGAGGTGTCCCGCCCCACCCTTTATAAAGCTTTGCAAAAGTCGATTTAACTCGACTGTTAGTTACTCGTGCAAAAACAATCTTAAGGCTGGATTCGGTTTCGACAGATATGCAGCGTGGCTTAGGCGAGAAAACCCCAATATTGGGTAGAAGTTAGTGATGGCATTGCCAAGAGAGCGTGGCTGTGTTCACCCCAAAGCTACAATTCACCTCGTGTGTGGCCCACATCTAAACGGTTGTGGCCAGAATACACCTCGTGCGTGGCTCACATCTAAACGGTTGTGGCCACAATTTACCTCGTGCGTGGCCCACATCTAAAAGGTTGTGGCCAGAATTCACCTCGTGTGTGGCCCACATCTAAACGGTTGTGGCCAGAATTCACCTCGTGTGTGGCCCACATCTATACGGTTGTAGCCACAATTCACCTTGTGTGTGGCCCACATCTGAACGGTTGTGGCCACAATTTACCTAGTGTGTGGCCCACATGAAAAACCATCCTAGTGCGGTGTGGCTATAAAAGTATCTAATAATAGCCACAGAACATATCCCTATGCCGACTCTCAGCTGTTGTGGCCACAGTGCGATCACACGGCCACTACCATCATTTGTCTAATTGATCGTGTATGCGATCACGTGCAGATGAATCACCCATAGATGTTTAGTTTTGGCTGTTGTCTGAGCAAGGGGCAACTATCAAACAATTGATAAATTTAGAAATATCTGAATAATGGCTACAAGTGTGGGCCATCGGCTATATCCTTTGTCTTCTGGCAGGAAGGGACAAAGTGAATTCCGGTGGCCTTCGCTTTTGATTCGTCCACAATCCAGCATTGACATTCTGTAAAAATCAGCGATGACTGGCTGTGTTTATATACCGTAATTGGCGCTATGAAAATTCAGTTTATCGGGTTCGCAGAACCAACCATTCATTACAACATTCCGTTTTTCCAAAGCAAAATCCCTGCAGAATTCCCGTCACCTGCGCAAGATTATGTTGAGCAAACGCTCGATTTAAACGAACTCTGTATTAAGCGCCCAGCGGCCACATATTTTGTTCGGGTTGAAGGTAATTAGACGGATGTAGCAAAGCTAAGACTTCGCATGTGACGTTTTGCAGTTTGATGCCGATAGGCAAGATTGATGTGGATTTTGGGGAGAGGGCGAGCAAGTTTCACAGACTCGCCCTGAATCTTCTACATGTAGAATTCACATGTTTGCAGAAAGAAGCTCTTCCCAATCAATTTCTCTAAAATGCGTCGGCAATTCAATGTTAGCTGGATCAGGCATGTTACCTGTACCAACCAAATGCCGGGTGATCTTGCCGGTCGCACCCTCAAGCCTGATATATCTGGTTTTGGGATGAGAATCTTCATAATCAGAAAAATGAGACCTAACTAAATACTTTAAAACGAGTCGAGCCAGTGTAATGTCTGAAGCATCAATGTTGATATGAATATCAGAAAAACCAGTATCACTAAACCCTATACAAACAATGAAATGTTTTTTCATAAGAAACCCACTTAAGTTAATCAGGGTTAATTATTCTAAAGGCTTTTTTGCTATACATTTAAAGGGAAAAAAATAAAGTTCCGTCCACAAATGCTAAATGGCATTTGATTTACAACCCAACCGCTCCCTGCAACTCGTTTCGGCTGCCGAGATCAGTATTATCAACCAACTGACCACTGGCCAAAAAGTAACTGAATGCAAAAACAGACAAAGGGTCTTACTATTGTCGTCCCCTGCTTTTCACTGAAAGCGGACATTACTGGAAACAAAAAATGTCAGCTCTCGAAAATTTCGAGACGCACCTCTTACCATAACGTTAAAAAGTGAGTTATTTATTCATTTGTTGCTTCATGAAACAAGTGTTTAAAACCATACGATCCATCAAGTTAACAATTACGACTTTCCAACTGTCAAAGCACAACAACGCTTAAACTTTAGTCCTGAGCCACATTGACAGAGTTCATTTCTTCCCTGATTGACGTTTTGCAGCTAGCTTTTAAAAACATACCATTCGAGTTAAGTTTAATCATTTAGTAAAAGCTGTTACACAGAGGGATACCATGAGCTACTCCGTTGAAATTATCAATAATAACCTTCTGCCTCTGCCTGATGAGCTGTGTACTGAGCTAGGTTTTTCCGTAGGAGATATTTTGGTTTGTGAGATGAATAAAGACCGCTCAGAAATGAGGATGGTAAAGCATACAGACCAGACATTAACTGATGAACAGATCTTAGCTGCTGGGAATTTAACGCGCGTGATAAACACCATGCCTGACGAATGATGGCGGTACTAAAGACTGTCGGAAGCCAATAAACTCCAAGCCGATTTTTTCATTAAGCTCTCTTACTGGCCTTTTTGTCGCTTTTTTACTGCCTAAATTGCACTTTAATCGCGCTTAAAGTGGCTTTGACGAGTCCGGTTGAGGTCGATAACTTGAAAACTGAGTGGATGGTGGTAAAAAGACAAAAAGCGGCAGGGTAAAGATCACAGTCTTAAAAAAGCAAACCCCAGTGTTAAAAACCGGGGTTTGTCATTAATCTGAAGCCACCTTAAGGTGGCTTTTTCGTTAGGCGCTGTGGCAGGTGTTCGCCGGATTACAGCAGCTGGCTTTGACTTCTGTCGCCGGATATCCCGCCTCTGTTAAGACCTCCATTACCTCTGCAGAGCTCAGTTCCGTGCTGAGCTGCAGCGTTTTGTCGGTCAGGTTAGTCTGTATTTTTGCATCACCATCTGCTGTGAGGATGGCTTTGGTAACCATGCTAACGCAGTGGCCACATGTCATGTCAGCGATATGGAACTTCATAGTGTTTCTCTCCTGTGGTGTGTTCATGACACAAGCTAATGCTTGCCACTGTGGTACAGTCAAGCCGCTATTTTAAGTTTTTTTGAAAGTTGTTTGACCTTGCCATAATGGTAAGGTTTAGTCTTGTTATGCCTGATAACATTTCTCAACCTGGAGTTACGGATATGGCAGCAACAATACAACTTGCAATAAAGGGCATGACCTGTGCGTCCTGCGCGAATCGGATTGAAAATGCACTGCGCGCTGTGGCCGGCGTGACCTCAGCCAGCGTCAACCTGGCAACAGACATCGCAACGGTAGCAGGCGATGCCCGCTTTGACGAGCTTAGTGCAGCGGTAACCCGTGCCGGCTATGAACTGGACACGGCTAACCGGCAATATGCGGTAAAGGGTATGACCTGTGCGTCTTGCGCCGGCCGGGTGGAAAAAAGCCTGTTAAAGGTGCCTGGTGTGCTAAGCGCGTCAGTAAACCTGGCTACAGAGCAGGTAAGCCTGACCCTGTTACCCGCCACAGAAGACCGCGCCCTGAAACAGGCCGTTGCCGATGCCGGGTATGAGCTGATCCTCAGCCAGGCTTCGCCTGAGGCTCAAAATTCCCCTGCTCAACCACGACGTTTTTATCAGCGTGACAGCTGGCCAGTGATCGGTGCTGCCTTACTCACCCTGCCGTTAGTATTGCCGATGGTGGGCATGCTGTTCGGTGCCGACTGGATGTTGCCTGCCTTGTGGCAATGGCTGTTAGCAACACCGGTACAATTTTACTTTGGCGCGCGCTTTTACAAAGCCGGCTGGCATGCACTGAAAGCGAGCACCGGCAATATGGACCTGCTGGTATCAATGGGTACCAGTGCCGCTTATGGCTTATCGCTCTATCTGTGGTACAGCTTTGATGGGCATCATGGCGCACCACACCTGTACTTTGAAAGTGGCGCGGCAGTATTAACCCTGGTACTGCTGGGTAAGTTACTGGAGAAACGCGCCAAGCGGCGTACGACCGATGCGCTGCAAGCACTGGAAAACTTAAAACCGACATCAGCAAGGGTCTGGCGCAATAATAGCTGGCACAGTATTGCAGCGGCTGAGCTGCTCAAAGGTGATCGCATTCAGGTGCTGCCAGGAGAACGGATACCGGCCGACGGCATAGTGACAGAGGGCAGCAGCCACGTGGATGAGGCACTAATCAGCGGCGAAAGTGTGCCGCTGCATAAAACCTCTGGCGATAAAGTGACGGGCGGCTCGGTTAATCTCGATGGTCGGCTGGAGTTCGAGGCCAGCGCCTTAGGTGCAGAATCCACCTTGTCAAAAATTATCCGCCTGGTAGAGCAGGCTCAGGGCGCGAAAGCACCAGTGCAAGCCCTGGTGGATAAGATAAGCAGTATCTTTGTACCGGTAGTATTACTGGTCGCCTTAGCCACCGTGCTGATTTGGGGTCTGGCGTTTGCCGATTGGCAGCAAGGTATTCTTAATGCAGTAGCGGTATTGGTTATAGCCTGTCCCTGTGCTTTGGGTCTGGCCACTCCGGCGGCCATTATGGCCGGTACCGGCACAGCGGCGCGCCAGGGTATTTTGGTGAAAGATGCTGTCGCGCTGGAGCAGGCGACAAAAATTGATTATGTGGTGTTTGATAAAACCGGCACCCTCACCGAGGGTAAACCCGTATTAACGCAGCTGAATGCGCTTAACAACGAAACTGAGTTGGCCGCACTGGCCTATGCGTTATCACAGTACAGCGAACACCCACTGGCCAAAGCAATTGTTAGCTATGCTATCAACCACAATGTCGATTTATTGGCAGTATCGGATTTTGCTGTAGTGGCCGGAAAAGGCGTGAAAGCTAACGTCAAAGGCCGTGCGGTAATGCTGGGCTCAGGTAGCTGGATGAGAGAGATGGGGCTGACATTACCGCAAGACCTTATCGCAGTGCCGGGCGCCTCGGTATCCTGGCTGGCAGAGAAAACTGCTCAGGGCACGACATTGCTCGGTTTGCTGTGTTTTGCCGATAAAGCCAAAGCCCAGGCAAAAAATGCGGTACATAAATTACAAGCTGCCGGTATTCAGGTTGCCATGTTAACGGGTGATTCAGCGGCCAGCGCCGAGTATGTTGCCAAAGAGCTGGGGCTGGATAACTTTAACGCCGAAGTGCTGCCGCAGGGTAAAGCACAAGCCGTAGCGGCCTATCAGCAGCAAGGCTATAAAGTAGCGATGGTGGGCGATGGCATTAATGATGCCCCTGCTTTGGCTCAAGCTGATTTAGGTATCGCGATGGCAACAGGTACCGATGTTGCGGTCAGTGCGTCTGCATTTACGCTGATGCGTGGCGACCCGGAACTGGTTGCGACAGCACTGCTGCTCGCCAGTGCAACCTACCGTAATATTCAGCAAAATCTGTTCTGGGCCTTTGCCTTCAATACTATCGGTATACCGCTGGCGGCGCTGGGCTTTTTAAACCCGGTGATTGCCGGCGCAGCGATGGCCTGTAGCAGTGTGCTGGTGGTAACCAATGCCCTGCGTTTGCAACGCATGTCTTTTTAACAAGGAGCAGCAAATGGCGACCTTACTAACCATTGGTGATGCGGCAAAAGAGAGTGGCTTAAGCGCCAAAATGATCCGGCACTATGAGCAATCCGGTTTGCTGAGAAAATCACCACGCACTGATTCCGGTTACCGGCTTTACAACAGTGAGCAAATTAACCAGCTACGTTTTATTCGTCAGGCACGCAACCTGGGGTTTTCGTTACACGATATCCAGTCGCTGCTGGCATTATGGCAAGACCCACAGCGTGAAAGCCGGGTGGTAAAACAGCTGGCTCAGCAACACCTGGATGAAATTGCCGGCAAAATTGCCGAGCTGCAGCATATGCAGCAGGTGCTGACGGCGCTGGCCGACAGCTGCCGGGGCGATGGCAGCCCACATTGCCATATCTTGCAGCAACTGGAGAAACCCGGCTGACATTATCGTGCTTCAGTAAAGAATCCACCTTCTGAAGAAGGTGGCTTTGCGTGAAGCCCCTCAAAGGGGCCTTTTGTCTAGTCCAGTGCTAGTTCCGCCTGTTCCTGACGTTCCATTTTTTCCTGATGTCTTACATAGCGCCTAATTATATCCTCGTTGATCCCCACTGAATCTACGAAATAACCACGTTGCCAGAATCGATTACCCCACATCTTGTTCTTTCTCAAATGCGGGAATTTACTGAACAATTTCAACGCTATTTTTCCCTTCAATGCACCCATTAACTTCGATATTGATATCTTCGGTGGGACTTTTATCACCAGATGCACATGGTCTATCTGCACATTAAGTTCTACGACTTCACAACCCAACTGAGCACTGTATACCTGAATACAACGCCAGACCTCCTTGCCTACATTATCTTTCAATATCCTGAATCTGTACTTCGGCGTCCAGACTATATGGTATTGACACCGCCAGAACACATGCGATGCTTGCTGATATCTACTCATGCTTTTTACCTCTTTGACTCTGCGAAAAATCAAAGCGGCAATTAGCATGAGTAGGTCTTTACAGGCAAAGCCTTTTGGATGATAACCACCTACTGAAGTAGGTGGTTTTGGGGCTGAAAATAAAAAAACACCACTTTAAAAGTGGTGTTTTTTTAAGCGCCTATTATTGGCTACTGCATCGAAGCATCGCTGATGTGGGCGTAGACGCTGGCGCTGCCATCTTTGTTTAGCAGCAGAATGTCGTACGGCATAAAGCGGTCTTCGACCTCCATGCCCGGTGAGCCGAGCGGCATCGCCGGTACACTCAGGCCAATCGCATCCGGATGCGACTCAGCGAGGAATTGCCGGATGTATTTAGCAGGGATATGGCCTTCAAAAGCATAGCCCTGCTCCGATACGGCGGTGTGACAGGAATAATACTGTGGTGAGATACCGTAGCGGGCTTTAATGCCACTTAAATCATCATAATTTTTCGTGTGTGCAACCACTCCCTGCTGTTCAAGGTGCAATACCCACTTTTTACAGCAACCGCAGCTTGGCGTTTTGTATACCGTGAGGGTTAGTGCTGCCGCATTGCCAGCACTGTCGGACAAAGCTGTAGTTTCCGGTTTAGCCGGGCCGGCGTCTTTACAACCAGCCAATAGCGCAGTGGCTGCCAGCATTGCCGCTATCAGAGTTAACTTCATAGTGCTCTCCCGCTGTTGCCTTAGTGCGACCAGTGCACATGCACGATCTTCCAACCGTCGCCGTTATCTACCAGCACCAGCGTTTCTTTACTGATAACGTCAACCGGCTTGCCTTTATAGTCGCCAGTCAGTTGGCTGCGGCTAACCGAATAGGCCACCTTGCCCAGCACCTTGGTCTGATGTTCCAGCGCCTCTACCTGTACCGCCGCCATAAATTTCATATCGGCCAGCATATGGTGACTGGCATACTCATCTGCCGAGCGCTCTACGCCATTACCTTCGACAATCAGTACGTCATCTGCCAGCATGGCGCGGGCAGCATTGGCATCACCAGCGCGTAACGCCTGATGAAACGCTTTTACCGCCTGAGCGGCAGCGGTGCTTTCGCCGACAAACAAGGCCGGGGCGGCATGCTTTTCATTGCCGTGCGCCTGCACACTAACGGGGCATAGCAACGCCAGGCCCAGGCTGATGGCAGACAAGGTTTGAATTTTATTGCGAAACATATTAGGTATCCTGTTGTAATTATTCGAATAAGGCTGACTTATTCTGCTAAGCCAACCACAGTGGTAAAGCTGCTGCTGGTGGCCAGTACCAATAGCGCCAACAGCATTTCGATAAAAATAGACCGTGCCAGCAACCGGCTGTTCTGCTGCTGCGCCAATGCTTTGACCAGGTTAAATTTATGCCAGGCTGCCAGCAGTAACATGGCCGCGACCAACATCAGCTTTAACAGCATTAAACGACCATAGTCGGTTACAAACAGCGCTGCAGGCGAATCGAGTAGCTGCAGTAAGATCAGCACGCCACAGCTGATAAGCACTAACACCACAATTACCGCTACGCGGCCAAACTGCTGCATCAGTGCCAGTAACCTATCCGGGGCTAAGCGGTAACAGCTTTGCCACAGCGGCAGCAACGAACCTACCCAGGCCGAAATGGCCAGTACATGCAATGTCAGTAATAGCTGCCATGTCCATGTCAAACTGGCCACGTGGCCGGTTTGACTAAAGCTGGCAGCCAGCAATAAGGCGGCGATACTCACCAGCGCAATGCTACCCGCTTTACCACTGTGGCTAAAGCGCCAGGCCCAAAGCGACAGCGTCGCAAACCCGCATAACAGTAATAGCAGCTGGGTGCGCATTGCCGATTGCCAAA of Rheinheimera sp. MM224 contains these proteins:
- a CDS encoding CopD family protein; translation: MMFSDAWVLALFAHKLLSYLAVSGSIAAAFLLLLPALTQRQSQRQSDCLAFRLWLERLVLGWSAVGMLLALLYLPLQAGALAEAGIAGMADSLMLQMVWQSAMRTQLLLLLCGFATLSLWAWRFSHSGKAGSIALVSIAALLLAASFSQTGHVASLTWTWQLLLTLHVLAISAWVGSLLPLWQSCYRLAPDRLLALMQQFGRVAVIVVLVLISCGVLILLQLLDSPAALFVTDYGRLMLLKLMLVAAMLLLAAWHKFNLVKALAQQQNSRLLARSIFIEMLLALLVLATSSSFTTVVGLAE
- a CDS encoding recombinase family protein, with translation MKIGYARVSTDEQNNSLQVDALKKYGTDRIFMEQASGKTKNRPELKRMLDSLRPGDTVIVWRLDRLGRSLKDLIELIEIFRVGQVTFISISEQIDTGTAVGELTFHIFASIAQFERQLNSERTKAGLASARARGRVGGRKPALTDKQIKLAQSMLMDETITITEVAKHFEVSRPTLYKALQKSI
- a CDS encoding heavy-metal-associated domain-containing protein; this encodes MKFHIADMTCGHCVSMVTKAILTADGDAKIQTNLTDKTLQLSTELSSAEVMEVLTEAGYPATEVKASCCNPANTCHSA
- a CDS encoding YybH family protein; translated protein: MFRNKIQTLSAISLGLALLCPVSVQAHGNEKHAAPALFVGESTAAAQAVKAFHQALRAGDANAARAMLADDVLIVEGNGVERSADEYASHHMLADMKFMAAVQVEALEHQTKVLGKVAYSVSRSQLTGDYKGKPVDVISKETLVLVDNGDGWKIVHVHWSH
- a CDS encoding DUF411 domain-containing protein is translated as MKLTLIAAMLAATALLAGCKDAGPAKPETTALSDSAGNAAALTLTVYKTPSCGCCKKWVLHLEQQGVVAHTKNYDDLSGIKARYGISPQYYSCHTAVSEQGYAFEGHIPAKYIRQFLAESHPDAIGLSVPAMPLGSPGMEVEDRFMPYDILLLNKDGSASVYAHISDASMQ
- the cueR gene encoding Cu(I)-responsive transcriptional regulator — translated: MATLLTIGDAAKESGLSAKMIRHYEQSGLLRKSPRTDSGYRLYNSEQINQLRFIRQARNLGFSLHDIQSLLALWQDPQRESRVVKQLAQQHLDEIAGKIAELQHMQQVLTALADSCRGDGSPHCHILQQLEKPG
- the tnpA gene encoding IS200/IS605 family transposase, with the protein product MSRYQQASHVFWRCQYHIVWTPKYRFRILKDNVGKEVWRCIQVYSAQLGCEVVELNVQIDHVHLVIKVPPKISISKLMGALKGKIALKLFSKFPHLRKNKMWGNRFWQRGYFVDSVGINEDIIRRYVRHQEKMERQEQAELALD
- a CDS encoding heavy metal translocating P-type ATPase, with product MAATIQLAIKGMTCASCANRIENALRAVAGVTSASVNLATDIATVAGDARFDELSAAVTRAGYELDTANRQYAVKGMTCASCAGRVEKSLLKVPGVLSASVNLATEQVSLTLLPATEDRALKQAVADAGYELILSQASPEAQNSPAQPRRFYQRDSWPVIGAALLTLPLVLPMVGMLFGADWMLPALWQWLLATPVQFYFGARFYKAGWHALKASTGNMDLLVSMGTSAAYGLSLYLWYSFDGHHGAPHLYFESGAAVLTLVLLGKLLEKRAKRRTTDALQALENLKPTSARVWRNNSWHSIAAAELLKGDRIQVLPGERIPADGIVTEGSSHVDEALISGESVPLHKTSGDKVTGGSVNLDGRLEFEASALGAESTLSKIIRLVEQAQGAKAPVQALVDKISSIFVPVVLLVALATVLIWGLAFADWQQGILNAVAVLVIACPCALGLATPAAIMAGTGTAARQGILVKDAVALEQATKIDYVVFDKTGTLTEGKPVLTQLNALNNETELAALAYALSQYSEHPLAKAIVSYAINHNVDLLAVSDFAVVAGKGVKANVKGRAVMLGSGSWMREMGLTLPQDLIAVPGASVSWLAEKTAQGTTLLGLLCFADKAKAQAKNAVHKLQAAGIQVAMLTGDSAASAEYVAKELGLDNFNAEVLPQGKAQAVAAYQQQGYKVAMVGDGINDAPALAQADLGIAMATGTDVAVSASAFTLMRGDPELVATALLLASATYRNIQQNLFWAFAFNTIGIPLAALGFLNPVIAGAAMACSSVLVVTNALRLQRMSF
- a CDS encoding SEC-C metal-binding domain-containing protein — protein: MQNVNQGRNELCQCGSGLKFKRCCALTVGKS